One Alkalibaculum bacchi genomic window carries:
- a CDS encoding CAP domain-containing protein, protein MNKLRKAVTIGLVLATMIPSSVGAATVTKCPDNNVNNRYSFNNILKREDVQKYIASIINAKNGSKQDTAPKQDTVEGQKEAPTTNTKNTEDKKDVTPATPSKTEEKKDTSPTAPSKTEDKKDTTEQNQAPKQNSSLNAFEQEVIHLTNQERQKNGLAPFKANIELSSVARAKSQDMIDKNYFDHQSPTYGSPFDMMKSFGISYRTAGENIAKGQKTAQQVVNGWMNSEGHRKNILNPNFTEIGVGYAVSPSGTAHWTQMFIG, encoded by the coding sequence ATGAATAAACTTAGAAAAGCTGTTACAATAGGACTGGTATTAGCTACAATGATTCCAAGTAGCGTAGGAGCAGCTACAGTCACAAAGTGCCCAGATAATAATGTCAATAATAGATATTCTTTCAATAATATATTAAAAAGAGAGGATGTTCAAAAGTACATAGCGTCTATAATAAATGCAAAAAATGGTTCAAAACAAGATACTGCTCCAAAACAGGATACTGTTGAAGGTCAAAAAGAAGCACCAACTACAAATACAAAGAATACAGAAGACAAGAAAGATGTAACTCCAGCAACGCCAAGTAAAACAGAAGAGAAAAAGGATACAAGTCCTACAGCACCAAGTAAAACAGAAGACAAAAAAGATACCACAGAGCAAAATCAAGCACCTAAACAAAATAGTTCACTAAATGCATTTGAACAGGAAGTAATCCATCTTACAAATCAAGAAAGACAAAAAAATGGTTTAGCACCATTTAAAGCGAATATTGAATTATCAAGTGTAGCTAGAGCGAAATCTCAAGACATGATTGACAAAAACTACTTTGACCATCAGTCACCTACATATGGTTCACCATTTGACATGATGAAAAGCTTTGGAATCAGCTATAGAACAGCTGGTGAAAACATAGCAAAAGGTCAAAAAACAGCGCAACAAGTAGTAAATGGTTGGATGAATTCTGAAGGGCATAGAAAAAACATCTTAAACCCTAATTTTACCGAAATAGGTGTTGGTTACGCTGTAAGCCCTAGTGGAACAGCTCACTGGACACAAATGTTTATAGGATAA
- a CDS encoding ABC transporter permease: protein MSKGFYAKLALNNIKKNSRGYIPYLLTCIGTIIMFYNMCYLAVVKDIGHMSDSQSLRQMLFLGAIIIGIFSVIFLIYTNSFLIKQRKKEFGLFNILGMEKRHIAKIMIFETLFIAIVSFIIGILSGILLSKLIILLLFKILNYNVVFGFEVPITAVIATLLVFGSIFILNLVFNIIQVHRSKPIELLKGSDVGEKEPKTKWLLALAGGISLSIGYYLALSTDNAVAALNVFFIAVLFVMFGTHCLFNAGSIAILKALRKNKKYYYQTNHFISISGMIYRMKQNAAGLANICILSTAVIITLSTTVSLYVGMEDLLRTRYPRNIIVSASDISDETAFRMNHIIQNQIEKGNHSVENNIRYRPMSFITSQNGSSFTKMDENNFSYNDLALLGFTTLKDYNESENKNVTLKEGEALLYTIHGEVPSDKITLNNYELNIKERISAFAYEGETAATLSNSYLLVIDSLDTIKQIYSSLEGNTNMPELSYYYGFDVIGESEDEIELTTSIQNALSDLEIDISVEGAEINRSSFYTVYGGLFFLGLFIGLLFIMATVLIIYYKQVAEGFDDKERYEIMKKVGLSHKEIKQSIHSQVITVFFLPLVTAIIHIAFAFNVITELLSIFNLTNISLFAICIAITILVFVVFYIAVYFLTARTYYKIVS from the coding sequence ATGAGTAAGGGATTTTATGCTAAACTTGCACTAAATAATATAAAAAAGAACTCAAGAGGATATATACCTTACTTGTTGACCTGTATTGGGACGATTATTATGTTTTACAATATGTGTTATTTAGCAGTTGTAAAAGATATTGGGCACATGAGTGATAGTCAATCCTTAAGACAAATGTTGTTCCTTGGAGCCATAATTATTGGTATATTTTCTGTAATATTTCTTATCTATACCAATAGTTTTTTAATTAAGCAGAGAAAAAAAGAATTTGGGCTATTTAATATATTGGGAATGGAAAAAAGACATATTGCTAAAATTATGATCTTTGAAACCCTTTTTATAGCTATAGTAAGCTTTATAATCGGCATTTTAAGTGGTATTCTTTTAAGTAAGCTAATAATCTTATTGCTTTTTAAAATATTGAACTATAATGTAGTATTTGGATTTGAAGTTCCCATAACTGCTGTAATAGCAACACTTTTGGTATTCGGAAGCATCTTTATATTAAACCTTGTATTTAATATAATCCAAGTACACCGTTCAAAACCAATTGAGCTATTAAAAGGTTCAGATGTAGGTGAAAAGGAGCCAAAAACAAAATGGTTATTAGCCTTAGCTGGAGGTATAAGCTTAAGTATTGGGTATTATCTAGCTTTGTCTACAGATAATGCAGTAGCAGCATTAAATGTGTTTTTTATAGCAGTTTTATTTGTGATGTTTGGAACTCATTGTTTATTTAATGCGGGAAGTATAGCCATACTAAAAGCTCTGCGTAAAAATAAGAAATACTATTATCAAACAAATCATTTTATATCTATATCAGGTATGATTTATCGCATGAAGCAAAATGCAGCAGGTCTTGCTAATATTTGCATTTTATCTACTGCAGTGATCATTACACTATCTACTACAGTATCTCTATATGTGGGAATGGAAGATTTGCTCCGCACGAGATATCCTAGAAATATAATAGTCAGCGCATCAGATATTTCTGATGAAACAGCTTTTAGAATGAATCATATTATTCAAAATCAAATAGAAAAAGGAAATCACTCCGTCGAAAATAATATAAGATATAGACCTATGAGCTTTATAACATCACAAAATGGCTCGTCCTTTACGAAGATGGATGAGAATAACTTCTCCTATAATGATTTAGCCCTATTGGGATTTACTACCCTAAAGGATTATAATGAATCAGAAAATAAAAACGTAACGTTAAAAGAAGGAGAAGCTTTATTATATACAATACATGGAGAGGTACCAAGTGATAAAATAACCTTAAATAATTATGAGCTCAATATAAAAGAAAGAATAAGCGCCTTTGCATATGAGGGTGAAACGGCTGCGACCTTATCCAATAGTTATTTATTAGTAATAGATAGCTTAGATACTATTAAGCAGATTTATAGCTCTTTAGAAGGAAATACCAATATGCCTGAGCTATCCTATTACTATGGCTTTGATGTAATTGGGGAGAGCGAGGACGAAATAGAGCTTACTACTTCGATACAAAATGCCCTAAGTGATTTAGAAATAGATATAAGTGTAGAAGGTGCAGAAATCAACAGATCTAGTTTTTACACAGTATATGGTGGACTGTTTTTCTTGGGTTTATTTATAGGTTTGTTGTTTATTATGGCTACAGTTCTAATAATATACTATAAGCAGGTGGCCGAAGGTTTTGATGATAAGGAAAGATATGAAATTATGAAAAAGGTAGGTTTAAGCCACAAGGAAATAAAACAATCCATTCATTCCCAGGTAATAACTGTTTTTTTCTTACCATTAGTTACAGCAATCATTCATATTGCTTTTGCTTTTAATGTTATTACTGAATTGCTCTCTATCTTTAATTTAACCAATATATCTTTATTTGCTATTTGTATAGCTATAACGATACTTGTTTTTGTAGTATTTTATATAGCTGTTTATTTCCTAACAGCAAGAACATATTATAAGATTGTAAGTTAA